A stretch of Halichondria panicea chromosome 1, odHalPani1.1, whole genome shotgun sequence DNA encodes these proteins:
- the LOC135334083 gene encoding cyclin-dependent kinase 11B-like isoform X2, with product MSDNGYQEYTGDRHTLPRANPVAMPRVVEELNMIWQNQNGGDHTSSPMRGRCASQSASATTTGTERLLGTSVPNLKSPLQQMTGSDRVEVEAGIKPSMFGGTLRRKKPPVARPPQEKKTEQETSGADTELAKILNRRRRKNGEVSSVQNVETLDKDVTNAVPIPQQVGAMVQAPDSKPPPTDANPKTSAIPRPSPPPVLASAIPRPSPPPVLASAIPRPSPPPVALRRVNSVKIRREKSENSRTEERRRSFLHHDHHETKEVERKPLSALPKIEKPRENPVPPQEALKSQPILISGNQSKQAITDAGSTIAGTQAIKPTEQGFQLHQKFSANPFTSNVPEPTISSTATRLLHDEKVLCVAHEQNHTRVDPQAARGGTIETKVEAFKAHEKPGAIQNQREGLNIGELPNHDEEKQDNTDQTVRRLQDGHTRMEGELKLQHEETRRLEQNYKRQIDSIHQEMQEERKQFQDEQTRMKGELNLQQEEKCRLELNYKRQIGNLQEEMQRDRTQLRDEHTRMVGEMKTQHQDELHRLEHQVHTTQNSVQRNGRDAEIKDLRSRLEAAHEHVAKQNDTIVQMTFDYEALQIQIEEVNSQEIVKDLEGKVEHYQIQVSQYENDFNEERAARERAVGEQASEKRRHQFEMQVLEDNLKEAVESERTLKQHATTELDELRRKQAGLEKEFNKALAIQTSQLDAARAEKARLLTTSDQTWLDHQRELDEIRQQNDGLNHTVKKYEADIQQLLSDNERTRELDRKIGEYNIIVQALKTNLQRQKDQNQNLTTTNQELNVILQQRDHKIQQLEVCLSNKDELSPYILHQIPDLGECKGAGSYGSVHSIQLNGISCIAKRIHDILLGQGKEERVSLEDKRAAYQKFYTECVLLSRMRHPNIVQFMGVHYGPQRDYGKELTLVMERLYMNLEDCLKQYKNVEMWLRVSILLDISQGLLHLHSQGIIHRDLTAANVLLTTSFHAKIADLGVSRIINVHPLAASKQSMIPGALGYMPPEVLAERPEYGSALDIFSFGVLILFVLLQVFPQYFDNLVTPDGLIRKESHIQKRSKWINKLSFENPFRQLICDCLQDDPARRPATNNLNSSLIQIAKTYPKPYQDIINMRTHLAQPQQGFPRYS from the exons GTAGAGGAGCTGAATATGATATGGCAAAACCAGAATGGTGGTGACCACACATCTTCCCCAATGAGGGGCAGGTGTGCTTCTCAATCTGCTTCAGCTACTACTACTGGTACTGAAAGATTGCTCGGGACAAGTGTACCAAATTTAAAG TCACCGTTACAGCAGATGACAGGATCAGACAGAGTGGAAGTGGAAGCTGGAATCAAACCATCAATGTTCGGTGGTACACTACGTCGCAAAAAACCTCCGGTGGCTAGACCTCCGCAAGAGAAAAAGACTGAGCAAGAAACTTCAGGAGCTGAC ACTGAACTCGCGAAAATTTTGAACCGGAGAAGGAGAAAAAATGGTGAAGTTTCATCAGTTCAAAATGTGGAGACACTTGACAAA GATGTCACCAATGCAGTACCTATTCCCCAACAAGTGGGTGCAATGGTGCAGGCTCCCGACAGTAAACCACCACCGACAGATGCAAATCCTAAAA CTTCAGCTATACCCAGACCCTCCCCTCCTCCTGTATTGGCTTCAGCTATACCCAGACCTTCCCCTCCTCCTGTATTGGCTTCAGCTATACCCAGACCCTCCCCTCCTCCTGTAGCATTGAGACGGGTAAATTCAGTGAAAATTAGGCGTGAAAAATCAGAGAACAGCAGAACAGAAGAACGGCGTAGATCATTCCTACACCAT GATCATCACGAGACTAAAGAGGTGGAGCGTAAACCATTGAGTGCACTACCGAAAATTGAGAAGCCTCGCGAGAATCCTGTACCACCTCAGGAAGCCCTAAAATCACAACCAATATTAATTAGTGGTAACCAAAGCAAGCAAGCTATCACTGATGCTGGGTCCACTATAGCAGGGACACAAGCAATCAAACCAACGGAACAAGGATTCCAACTTCATCAAAAATTTTCTGCTAACCCGTTCACAAGTAATGTTCCTGAACCCACGATAAGTAGCACAGCAACCCGATTGCTGCATGATGAAAAAGTCCTTTGTGTTGCTCATGAACAGAATCATACCAGGGTTGATCCTCAAGCTGCTAGGGGAGGAACAATAGAGACAAAAGTTGAGGCTTTTAAAGCTCATGAAAAACCAGGAGCAATTCAGAATCAGAGAGAGGGTTTAAACATTGGGGAGCTACCCAATCATGATGAAGAAAAACAGGACAATACTGACCAAACAGTGAGGCGTCTTCAAGATGGGCACACAAGGATGGAGGGTGAATTGAAGTTACAGCATGAGGAAACACGTCGTTTGGAACAGAATTATAAG agacaaattgATAGTATTCATCAAGAAATGCAAGAAGAGAGAAAGCAATTTCAAGATGAGCAGACACGAATGAAGGGTGAACTGAACTTACAACAAGAAGAAAAGTGTCGTTTGGAATTGAATTATAAG agacaaatcggtAATCTTCAGGAAGAAATGCAAAGAGATAGGACACAGCTTCGAGATGAACACACGAGGATGGTAGGAGAAATGAAAACACAGCATCAGGACGAATTACATCGTTTAGAACACCAG GTACACACGACACAGAATTCAGTTCAAAGAAATGGCAGAGATGCTGAAATTAAAGACTTGAGGTCGAGACTTGAAGCAGCTCACGAGCACGTGGCCAAGCAAAATGACACCATTGTTCAGATGACTTTTGACTACGAGGCGCTTCAGATTCAGATAGAAGAAGTGAACTCTCAGGAGATAGTTAAAGATCTTGAGGGAAAAGTTGAACACTATCAAATTCAA GTCAGTCAATATGAGAACGACTTCAATGAAGAGCGAGCCGCTCGAGAGAGAGCTGTAGGCGAACAAGCAAGTGAAAAAAGGAGGCACCAGTTTGAAATGCAAGTGCTTGAAGACAACCTCAAAGAAGCTGTGGAATCAGAGAGAACACTTAAGCAGCATGCAACAACAGAGCTCGATGAATTGAGGAGAAAACAGGCTGGATTGGAGAAAGAGTTCAACAAAGCATTGGCTATCCAAACATCACAACTGGATGCAGCTCGGGCAGAGAAGGCACGTCTGCTTACAACATCCGATCAGACTTGGTTGGATCATCAGAGAGAGCTAGACGAGATACGTCAACAAAACGATGGTTTGAATCATACAGTCAAGAAGTATGAAGCTGACATTCAACAGCTGCTCTCTGATAACGAG CGCACCCGTGAACTGGACAGAAAAATCGGTGAATACAATATTATTGTACAAGCCCTGAAA ACTAACCTTCAACGTCAGAAAGATCAGAACCAAAATCTCACCACAACAAATCAGGAGCTAAAT GTTATCCTTCAGCAACGGGATCACAAAATCCAACAGCTAGAG gtCTGTTTGAGTAACAAGGATGAGTTGTCTCCCTACATTCTACACCAAATCCCAGATCTTGGAGAGTGTAAAGGGGCGGGTTCGTACGGATCTGTCCACAGTATCCAGCTCAATGGGATTAGTTGTATTGCCAAACGAATTCACGACATATTGCTTGGTCAAGGTAAAGAAGAAAGGGTGAGCTTGGAAGACAAACGAGCTGCCTACCAGAAGTTCTATACCGAGTGTGTGTTACTGAGTCGAATGcgtcaccccaacattgtccagtTCATGGGTGTGCACTACGGGCCACAGAGAGACTACGGGAAAGAGCTCACACTAGTTATGGAGCGCCTGTACATGAATCTCGAGGATTGCTTAAAGCAGTATAAAAATGTAGAAATGTGGCTAAGGGTGTCAATTCTTCTAGACATCTCCCAAGGTTTGCTCCACCTTCATTCTCAAGGCATCATTCACCGAGATTTGACAGCTGCCAACGTTCTCCTCACTACGAGCTTCCATGCTAAAATTGCTGACCTTGGTGTGTCAAGAATCATCAATGTCCACCCTCTGGCTGCCTCTAAGCAGTCAATGATTCCTGGGGCCCTTGGATATATGCCCCCTGAGGTACTTGCTGAGAGACCTGAGTATGGCTCTGCTTTGGACATTTTCTCTTTTGGTGTGCTAATTCTGTTCGTCCTTCTTCAAGTGTTTCCACAATATTTTGACAATCTTGTTACTCCAGACGGATTGATTCGCAAGGAATCTCATATTCAAAAACGTTCGAAATGGATCAACAAGTTATCATTCGAAAATCCCTTTCGCCAACTAATTTGTGACTGCCTTCAAGATGATCCTGCACGAAGACCTGCCACTAACAATCTCAATTCTAGTCTCATTCAAATTGCCAAGACGTACCCCAAACCTTACCAAGATATTATCAATATGCGAACACATTTG GCTCAGCCACAACAAGGTTTCCCCCGCTACTCTTGA
- the LOC135334083 gene encoding centrosomal protein of 131 kDa-like isoform X1, which yields MSDNGYQEYTGDRHTLPRANPVAMPRVVEELNMIWQNQNGGDHTSSPMRGRCASQSASATTTGTERLLGTSVPNLKSPLQQMTGSDRVEVEAGIKPSMFGGTLRRKKPPVARPPQEKKTEQETSGADTELAKILNRRRRKNGEVSSVQNVETLDKDVTNAVPIPQQVGAMVQAPDSKPPPTDANPKTSVIPPPDSEPPPTDEDPKTSAVPRPSPPPVLASAIPRPSPPPVLASAIPRPSPPPVLASAIPRPSPPPVALRRVNSVKIRREKSENSRTEERRRSFLHHDHHETKEVERKPLSALPKIEKPRENPVPPQEALKSQPILISGNQSKQAITDAGSTIAGTQAIKPTEQGFQLHQKFSANPFTSNVPEPTISSTATRLLHDEKVLCVAHEQNHTRVDPQAARGGTIETKVEAFKAHEKPGAIQNQREGLNIGELPNHDEEKQDNTDQTVRRLQDGHTRMEGELKLQHEETRRLEQNYKRQIDSIHQEMQEERKQFQDEQTRMKGELNLQQEEKCRLELNYKRQIGNLQEEMQRDRTQLRDEHTRMVGEMKTQHQDELHRLEHQVHTTQNSVQRNGRDAEIKDLRSRLEAAHEHVAKQNDTIVQMTFDYEALQIQIEEVNSQEIVKDLEGKVEHYQIQVSQYENDFNEERAARERAVGEQASEKRRHQFEMQVLEDNLKEAVESERTLKQHATTELDELRRKQAGLEKEFNKALAIQTSQLDAARAEKARLLTTSDQTWLDHQRELDEIRQQNDGLNHTVKKYEADIQQLLSDNERTRELDRKIGEYNIIVQALKTNLQRQKDQNQNLTTTNQELNVILQQRDHKIQQLEVCLSNKDELSPYILHQIPDLGECKGAGSYGSVHSIQLNGISCIAKRIHDILLGQGKEERVSLEDKRAAYQKFYTECVLLSRMRHPNIVQFMGVHYGPQRDYGKELTLVMERLYMNLEDCLKQYKNVEMWLRVSILLDISQGLLHLHSQGIIHRDLTAANVLLTTSFHAKIADLGVSRIINVHPLAASKQSMIPGALGYMPPEVLAERPEYGSALDIFSFGVLILFVLLQVFPQYFDNLVTPDGLIRKESHIQKRSKWINKLSFENPFRQLICDCLQDDPARRPATNNLNSSLIQIAKTYPKPYQDIINMRTHLAQPQQGFPRYS from the exons GTAGAGGAGCTGAATATGATATGGCAAAACCAGAATGGTGGTGACCACACATCTTCCCCAATGAGGGGCAGGTGTGCTTCTCAATCTGCTTCAGCTACTACTACTGGTACTGAAAGATTGCTCGGGACAAGTGTACCAAATTTAAAG TCACCGTTACAGCAGATGACAGGATCAGACAGAGTGGAAGTGGAAGCTGGAATCAAACCATCAATGTTCGGTGGTACACTACGTCGCAAAAAACCTCCGGTGGCTAGACCTCCGCAAGAGAAAAAGACTGAGCAAGAAACTTCAGGAGCTGAC ACTGAACTCGCGAAAATTTTGAACCGGAGAAGGAGAAAAAATGGTGAAGTTTCATCAGTTCAAAATGTGGAGACACTTGACAAA GATGTCACCAATGCAGTACCTATTCCCCAACAAGTGGGTGCAATGGTGCAGGCTCCCGACAGTAAACCACCACCGACAGATGCAAATCCTAAAACTTCAGTTATACCGCCTCCTGACAGTGAACCACCACCAACAGATGAAGATCCTAAAACGTCAGCTGTACCCAGGCCCTCCCCTCCTCCTGTATTGGCTTCAGCTATACCCAGACCCTCCCCTCCTCCTGTATTGGCTTCAGCTATACCCAGACCTTCCCCTCCTCCTGTATTGGCTTCAGCTATACCCAGACCCTCCCCTCCTCCTGTAGCATTGAGACGGGTAAATTCAGTGAAAATTAGGCGTGAAAAATCAGAGAACAGCAGAACAGAAGAACGGCGTAGATCATTCCTACACCAT GATCATCACGAGACTAAAGAGGTGGAGCGTAAACCATTGAGTGCACTACCGAAAATTGAGAAGCCTCGCGAGAATCCTGTACCACCTCAGGAAGCCCTAAAATCACAACCAATATTAATTAGTGGTAACCAAAGCAAGCAAGCTATCACTGATGCTGGGTCCACTATAGCAGGGACACAAGCAATCAAACCAACGGAACAAGGATTCCAACTTCATCAAAAATTTTCTGCTAACCCGTTCACAAGTAATGTTCCTGAACCCACGATAAGTAGCACAGCAACCCGATTGCTGCATGATGAAAAAGTCCTTTGTGTTGCTCATGAACAGAATCATACCAGGGTTGATCCTCAAGCTGCTAGGGGAGGAACAATAGAGACAAAAGTTGAGGCTTTTAAAGCTCATGAAAAACCAGGAGCAATTCAGAATCAGAGAGAGGGTTTAAACATTGGGGAGCTACCCAATCATGATGAAGAAAAACAGGACAATACTGACCAAACAGTGAGGCGTCTTCAAGATGGGCACACAAGGATGGAGGGTGAATTGAAGTTACAGCATGAGGAAACACGTCGTTTGGAACAGAATTATAAG agacaaattgATAGTATTCATCAAGAAATGCAAGAAGAGAGAAAGCAATTTCAAGATGAGCAGACACGAATGAAGGGTGAACTGAACTTACAACAAGAAGAAAAGTGTCGTTTGGAATTGAATTATAAG agacaaatcggtAATCTTCAGGAAGAAATGCAAAGAGATAGGACACAGCTTCGAGATGAACACACGAGGATGGTAGGAGAAATGAAAACACAGCATCAGGACGAATTACATCGTTTAGAACACCAG GTACACACGACACAGAATTCAGTTCAAAGAAATGGCAGAGATGCTGAAATTAAAGACTTGAGGTCGAGACTTGAAGCAGCTCACGAGCACGTGGCCAAGCAAAATGACACCATTGTTCAGATGACTTTTGACTACGAGGCGCTTCAGATTCAGATAGAAGAAGTGAACTCTCAGGAGATAGTTAAAGATCTTGAGGGAAAAGTTGAACACTATCAAATTCAA GTCAGTCAATATGAGAACGACTTCAATGAAGAGCGAGCCGCTCGAGAGAGAGCTGTAGGCGAACAAGCAAGTGAAAAAAGGAGGCACCAGTTTGAAATGCAAGTGCTTGAAGACAACCTCAAAGAAGCTGTGGAATCAGAGAGAACACTTAAGCAGCATGCAACAACAGAGCTCGATGAATTGAGGAGAAAACAGGCTGGATTGGAGAAAGAGTTCAACAAAGCATTGGCTATCCAAACATCACAACTGGATGCAGCTCGGGCAGAGAAGGCACGTCTGCTTACAACATCCGATCAGACTTGGTTGGATCATCAGAGAGAGCTAGACGAGATACGTCAACAAAACGATGGTTTGAATCATACAGTCAAGAAGTATGAAGCTGACATTCAACAGCTGCTCTCTGATAACGAG CGCACCCGTGAACTGGACAGAAAAATCGGTGAATACAATATTATTGTACAAGCCCTGAAA ACTAACCTTCAACGTCAGAAAGATCAGAACCAAAATCTCACCACAACAAATCAGGAGCTAAAT GTTATCCTTCAGCAACGGGATCACAAAATCCAACAGCTAGAG gtCTGTTTGAGTAACAAGGATGAGTTGTCTCCCTACATTCTACACCAAATCCCAGATCTTGGAGAGTGTAAAGGGGCGGGTTCGTACGGATCTGTCCACAGTATCCAGCTCAATGGGATTAGTTGTATTGCCAAACGAATTCACGACATATTGCTTGGTCAAGGTAAAGAAGAAAGGGTGAGCTTGGAAGACAAACGAGCTGCCTACCAGAAGTTCTATACCGAGTGTGTGTTACTGAGTCGAATGcgtcaccccaacattgtccagtTCATGGGTGTGCACTACGGGCCACAGAGAGACTACGGGAAAGAGCTCACACTAGTTATGGAGCGCCTGTACATGAATCTCGAGGATTGCTTAAAGCAGTATAAAAATGTAGAAATGTGGCTAAGGGTGTCAATTCTTCTAGACATCTCCCAAGGTTTGCTCCACCTTCATTCTCAAGGCATCATTCACCGAGATTTGACAGCTGCCAACGTTCTCCTCACTACGAGCTTCCATGCTAAAATTGCTGACCTTGGTGTGTCAAGAATCATCAATGTCCACCCTCTGGCTGCCTCTAAGCAGTCAATGATTCCTGGGGCCCTTGGATATATGCCCCCTGAGGTACTTGCTGAGAGACCTGAGTATGGCTCTGCTTTGGACATTTTCTCTTTTGGTGTGCTAATTCTGTTCGTCCTTCTTCAAGTGTTTCCACAATATTTTGACAATCTTGTTACTCCAGACGGATTGATTCGCAAGGAATCTCATATTCAAAAACGTTCGAAATGGATCAACAAGTTATCATTCGAAAATCCCTTTCGCCAACTAATTTGTGACTGCCTTCAAGATGATCCTGCACGAAGACCTGCCACTAACAATCTCAATTCTAGTCTCATTCAAATTGCCAAGACGTACCCCAAACCTTACCAAGATATTATCAATATGCGAACACATTTG GCTCAGCCACAACAAGGTTTCCCCCGCTACTCTTGA
- the LOC135334083 gene encoding cyclin-dependent kinase 11B-like isoform X3, with product MSDNGYQEYTGDRHTLPRANPVAMPRVVEELNMIWQNQNGGDHTSSPMRGRCASQSASATTTGTERLLGTSVPNLKSPLQQMTGSDRVEVEAGIKPSMFGGTLRRKKPPVARPPQEKKTEQETSGADTELAKILNRRRRKNGEVSSVQNVETLDKDHHETKEVERKPLSALPKIEKPRENPVPPQEALKSQPILISGNQSKQAITDAGSTIAGTQAIKPTEQGFQLHQKFSANPFTSNVPEPTISSTATRLLHDEKVLCVAHEQNHTRVDPQAARGGTIETKVEAFKAHEKPGAIQNQREGLNIGELPNHDEEKQDNTDQTVRRLQDGHTRMEGELKLQHEETRRLEQNYKRQIDSIHQEMQEERKQFQDEQTRMKGELNLQQEEKCRLELNYKRQIGNLQEEMQRDRTQLRDEHTRMVGEMKTQHQDELHRLEHQVHTTQNSVQRNGRDAEIKDLRSRLEAAHEHVAKQNDTIVQMTFDYEALQIQIEEVNSQEIVKDLEGKVEHYQIQVSQYENDFNEERAARERAVGEQASEKRRHQFEMQVLEDNLKEAVESERTLKQHATTELDELRRKQAGLEKEFNKALAIQTSQLDAARAEKARLLTTSDQTWLDHQRELDEIRQQNDGLNHTVKKYEADIQQLLSDNERTRELDRKIGEYNIIVQALKTNLQRQKDQNQNLTTTNQELNVILQQRDHKIQQLEVCLSNKDELSPYILHQIPDLGECKGAGSYGSVHSIQLNGISCIAKRIHDILLGQGKEERVSLEDKRAAYQKFYTECVLLSRMRHPNIVQFMGVHYGPQRDYGKELTLVMERLYMNLEDCLKQYKNVEMWLRVSILLDISQGLLHLHSQGIIHRDLTAANVLLTTSFHAKIADLGVSRIINVHPLAASKQSMIPGALGYMPPEVLAERPEYGSALDIFSFGVLILFVLLQVFPQYFDNLVTPDGLIRKESHIQKRSKWINKLSFENPFRQLICDCLQDDPARRPATNNLNSSLIQIAKTYPKPYQDIINMRTHLAQPQQGFPRYS from the exons GTAGAGGAGCTGAATATGATATGGCAAAACCAGAATGGTGGTGACCACACATCTTCCCCAATGAGGGGCAGGTGTGCTTCTCAATCTGCTTCAGCTACTACTACTGGTACTGAAAGATTGCTCGGGACAAGTGTACCAAATTTAAAG TCACCGTTACAGCAGATGACAGGATCAGACAGAGTGGAAGTGGAAGCTGGAATCAAACCATCAATGTTCGGTGGTACACTACGTCGCAAAAAACCTCCGGTGGCTAGACCTCCGCAAGAGAAAAAGACTGAGCAAGAAACTTCAGGAGCTGAC ACTGAACTCGCGAAAATTTTGAACCGGAGAAGGAGAAAAAATGGTGAAGTTTCATCAGTTCAAAATGTGGAGACACTTGACAAA GATCATCACGAGACTAAAGAGGTGGAGCGTAAACCATTGAGTGCACTACCGAAAATTGAGAAGCCTCGCGAGAATCCTGTACCACCTCAGGAAGCCCTAAAATCACAACCAATATTAATTAGTGGTAACCAAAGCAAGCAAGCTATCACTGATGCTGGGTCCACTATAGCAGGGACACAAGCAATCAAACCAACGGAACAAGGATTCCAACTTCATCAAAAATTTTCTGCTAACCCGTTCACAAGTAATGTTCCTGAACCCACGATAAGTAGCACAGCAACCCGATTGCTGCATGATGAAAAAGTCCTTTGTGTTGCTCATGAACAGAATCATACCAGGGTTGATCCTCAAGCTGCTAGGGGAGGAACAATAGAGACAAAAGTTGAGGCTTTTAAAGCTCATGAAAAACCAGGAGCAATTCAGAATCAGAGAGAGGGTTTAAACATTGGGGAGCTACCCAATCATGATGAAGAAAAACAGGACAATACTGACCAAACAGTGAGGCGTCTTCAAGATGGGCACACAAGGATGGAGGGTGAATTGAAGTTACAGCATGAGGAAACACGTCGTTTGGAACAGAATTATAAG agacaaattgATAGTATTCATCAAGAAATGCAAGAAGAGAGAAAGCAATTTCAAGATGAGCAGACACGAATGAAGGGTGAACTGAACTTACAACAAGAAGAAAAGTGTCGTTTGGAATTGAATTATAAG agacaaatcggtAATCTTCAGGAAGAAATGCAAAGAGATAGGACACAGCTTCGAGATGAACACACGAGGATGGTAGGAGAAATGAAAACACAGCATCAGGACGAATTACATCGTTTAGAACACCAG GTACACACGACACAGAATTCAGTTCAAAGAAATGGCAGAGATGCTGAAATTAAAGACTTGAGGTCGAGACTTGAAGCAGCTCACGAGCACGTGGCCAAGCAAAATGACACCATTGTTCAGATGACTTTTGACTACGAGGCGCTTCAGATTCAGATAGAAGAAGTGAACTCTCAGGAGATAGTTAAAGATCTTGAGGGAAAAGTTGAACACTATCAAATTCAA GTCAGTCAATATGAGAACGACTTCAATGAAGAGCGAGCCGCTCGAGAGAGAGCTGTAGGCGAACAAGCAAGTGAAAAAAGGAGGCACCAGTTTGAAATGCAAGTGCTTGAAGACAACCTCAAAGAAGCTGTGGAATCAGAGAGAACACTTAAGCAGCATGCAACAACAGAGCTCGATGAATTGAGGAGAAAACAGGCTGGATTGGAGAAAGAGTTCAACAAAGCATTGGCTATCCAAACATCACAACTGGATGCAGCTCGGGCAGAGAAGGCACGTCTGCTTACAACATCCGATCAGACTTGGTTGGATCATCAGAGAGAGCTAGACGAGATACGTCAACAAAACGATGGTTTGAATCATACAGTCAAGAAGTATGAAGCTGACATTCAACAGCTGCTCTCTGATAACGAG CGCACCCGTGAACTGGACAGAAAAATCGGTGAATACAATATTATTGTACAAGCCCTGAAA ACTAACCTTCAACGTCAGAAAGATCAGAACCAAAATCTCACCACAACAAATCAGGAGCTAAAT GTTATCCTTCAGCAACGGGATCACAAAATCCAACAGCTAGAG gtCTGTTTGAGTAACAAGGATGAGTTGTCTCCCTACATTCTACACCAAATCCCAGATCTTGGAGAGTGTAAAGGGGCGGGTTCGTACGGATCTGTCCACAGTATCCAGCTCAATGGGATTAGTTGTATTGCCAAACGAATTCACGACATATTGCTTGGTCAAGGTAAAGAAGAAAGGGTGAGCTTGGAAGACAAACGAGCTGCCTACCAGAAGTTCTATACCGAGTGTGTGTTACTGAGTCGAATGcgtcaccccaacattgtccagtTCATGGGTGTGCACTACGGGCCACAGAGAGACTACGGGAAAGAGCTCACACTAGTTATGGAGCGCCTGTACATGAATCTCGAGGATTGCTTAAAGCAGTATAAAAATGTAGAAATGTGGCTAAGGGTGTCAATTCTTCTAGACATCTCCCAAGGTTTGCTCCACCTTCATTCTCAAGGCATCATTCACCGAGATTTGACAGCTGCCAACGTTCTCCTCACTACGAGCTTCCATGCTAAAATTGCTGACCTTGGTGTGTCAAGAATCATCAATGTCCACCCTCTGGCTGCCTCTAAGCAGTCAATGATTCCTGGGGCCCTTGGATATATGCCCCCTGAGGTACTTGCTGAGAGACCTGAGTATGGCTCTGCTTTGGACATTTTCTCTTTTGGTGTGCTAATTCTGTTCGTCCTTCTTCAAGTGTTTCCACAATATTTTGACAATCTTGTTACTCCAGACGGATTGATTCGCAAGGAATCTCATATTCAAAAACGTTCGAAATGGATCAACAAGTTATCATTCGAAAATCCCTTTCGCCAACTAATTTGTGACTGCCTTCAAGATGATCCTGCACGAAGACCTGCCACTAACAATCTCAATTCTAGTCTCATTCAAATTGCCAAGACGTACCCCAAACCTTACCAAGATATTATCAATATGCGAACACATTTG GCTCAGCCACAACAAGGTTTCCCCCGCTACTCTTGA